Proteins found in one Lutimonas zeaxanthinifaciens genomic segment:
- the tuf gene encoding elongation factor Tu produces the protein MAKETFDRSKPHLNIGTIGHVDHGKTTLTAAITKVLADKGLSEVKDFDQIDNAPEEKERGITINTAHVEYATANRHYAHVDCPGHADYVKNMVTGAAQMDGAILVVAATDGPMPQTREHILLGRQVGIPRIVVFMNKVDMVDDEELLELVEMEVRDLLSFYEYDGDNGPVIQGSALGALNGEAKWVDTVVELMDAVDSWIEIPKRDVDKDFLMPVEDVFSITGRGTVATGRIELGVANTGDAVDIIGMGAEKLTSTITGVEMFRKILDRGEAGDNVGILLRGIDKNEIKRGMVICKPGSITPHAKFKAEVYILKKEEGGRHTPFHKNYRPQFYVRTTDVTGTINLPEGVEMVMPGDNLTITVDLIQPIALNIGLRFAIREGGRTVGAGQVTEILD, from the coding sequence GCAGATAAAGGACTTTCTGAAGTGAAGGATTTCGATCAGATCGATAATGCTCCTGAAGAAAAAGAAAGAGGTATAACAATTAACACTGCGCACGTAGAGTACGCCACTGCTAACCGTCATTACGCACACGTTGACTGTCCAGGTCACGCGGATTACGTTAAGAACATGGTAACGGGTGCTGCTCAGATGGACGGTGCTATCTTGGTTGTTGCTGCAACTGATGGTCCAATGCCACAAACTAGAGAACACATTCTTTTAGGACGTCAGGTAGGTATTCCTAGAATTGTTGTTTTCATGAACAAAGTGGACATGGTTGACGATGAAGAATTACTAGAATTGGTTGAAATGGAAGTAAGAGATCTTCTTTCTTTCTACGAGTATGACGGAGATAATGGTCCTGTAATTCAAGGTTCAGCTCTTGGAGCACTTAACGGTGAAGCAAAATGGGTTGATACAGTTGTTGAGTTGATGGATGCTGTTGATAGCTGGATTGAAATACCAAAAAGAGACGTTGATAAGGATTTCTTAATGCCTGTTGAAGATGTATTCTCAATTACAGGTCGTGGTACTGTTGCTACAGGTCGTATCGAACTTGGTGTTGCCAACACGGGTGACGCTGTTGATATCATCGGTATGGGTGCAGAGAAATTGACTTCTACAATTACTGGTGTTGAGATGTTCCGTAAGATTTTGGATAGAGGTGAAGCTGGAGATAACGTTGGTATCTTATTAAGAGGTATTGATAAAAACGAAATCAAAAGAGGTATGGTAATCTGTAAGCCAGGTTCAATTACTCCACACGCGAAATTTAAAGCTGAGGTTTATATCTTGAAGAAAGAAGAAGGTGGTCGTCACACTCCATTCCACAAAAACTATCGTCCTCAGTTCTATGTAAGAACGACAGACGTTACAGGAACTATTAACTTACCTGAAGGTGTTGAGATGGTAATGCCTGGAGATAACTTAACTATTACAGTTGATTTGATTCAGCCAATTGCCTTGAACATCGGTCTTCGTTTCGCTATCCGTGAAGGTGGTAGAACAGTTGGAGCTGGTCAGGTAACTGAAATCCTTGATTAA